CTGACCCGCACCCCGGCGAACCTGGCAGCCTCCTCGTTGGCGCCGGTCGCGAAGAGGGACCGGCCGAACGGCGTCGCGTGCAGGGCGAGTACGGCGATGGCGAGGAGCACCAGGAAGGGCAGGAGGGCGTACGGGACGAAGGTGTCCCCGATCCGTCCGGCGGCGAAGTCCAGATAGGGGGTGGGGAAGTCGGTGACGGCGTCGGAGCCCAGGACGATCTGCGCGATGCCCCGGTAGGCGGCCAGTGTGCCGATGGTGACGGCGAGCGAGGGCAGCCCGAGCCGGGTGACGAGCAGCCCGTTGACCAGACCGCAGACCACGCCGAGCAGCAGACAGACCGGGATGATCGCCTCGATCGGCAGCCCCTGGTTCCACAGCGCGCCCATCACCGCGCCCGACAGGCCGGCCGTGGAGGCGACCGACAGGTCGATCTCCCCGGAGACCACGAGCAGCGTCATCGGCAGGGCGATCAGTGCGATCGGCAGCGTGTTGCCGATCAGGAACGACAGGTTGAGCGCGTTGCCGAAGCCGTCGACGAAGCCGAAGGAGAGCAGCAGCACGACGATGAGGAGGGCGCCGACGACGGTGTCCCAGCGGACGGCGCGCATGAGTGCGGAGTCAGCCATGGCGGGCGTTCCTCTTCTTCAGGGCGGTCGCCACGCGCAGGGCCACGATCCGGTCGACCGCGATGGCGAGGATGAGCAGGAGGCCGTTGATCGCCAGCACCCAGACGGAGCTGACACCGAGCGCGGGCAGCACGCTGTTGACCGAGGTCAGCAGGAGCGCGCCGAGCGCGGCCCCGTACACGCTGCCGGAACCCCCGGTGAAGACCACGCCGCCGACCACGACCGCGCTGACGACGGTGAGTTCGTACCCGGAGCCCGTACCGGAGTCGACGTTGCCGAACCGCGCGAGGTACAGCGCACCGGCGAGACCGGCCAGCGCCCCGCAGAACGTGTACGCGAGGAGGATCCGCCTGCGGACCGGGATGCCGGCCAGCCGGGCCGCTTCCGGGTTGGAGCCCAGCGCGTACAACTCCCGCCCGCTGCCGAAGTGTTTGAGGTAGTACGCCGTCGCCATCAGCACCGTCAGCGCGATCAGGGCGAGCCACGGCACGGCGGAGAGGCCGCCGGAGCCGAAGTCGACGAACCCGCCCGGGAGATCGGCCGCCGTGATCTGCCGGGAACCGACCCAGATGGAGTCGATGCCCCGGATGACGTAGAGCGTGCCCAGCGTGACGACGAGCGCGGGGACCTGGCCCAGGCTGACCAGGAGCCCGTTCAGCAGGCCGAAGCCGACCCCGAGAAGCACGGCCAGGGCCACGGCCACCACCGGGTGGCCGCCGCCCTGGAGATACGTACCGGCGGCGAAGGCGCTGATGCCGAGCGTCGAGCCCACCGACAGGTCGACGTTCTTCGCGATGACGACGAGCGACTGGCCGGTGGCGACCAGCACCAGGATGGTCGCGTTGAGGAGCAGGTCCTTGATGCCCTGCTCGGAGAGGAATTCGCTGTTGCCCAGCTGGGTGACGGCGATCATCACCAGGAAGACCAGCAGGATGGCGAGTTCGCGCATCTTGAAGACGCGGTCGACGAGCCGGGTGGAGGCGGATTCGGGTATCGCGGCGGCGGGCGCCTGGCCGGGTGCGGTCACCGTCATGCGGCGGCCCTCCCGGTGGCCGCCGCCATCACCGTCTCCTCGGTGGCTTCGGAGCGGGGGAGTTCGGCGGTGAGGCGGCCCTCGTGCATGACGAGGACCCGGTCGGCCATGCCGAGGATCTCGGGCAGGTCGGAGGAGATCATCAGCACGGCCACCCCGTCGGCCGCCAACTGGCTGAGCAGCCGGTGCACTTCGGCCTTCGTCCCGACGTCGATGCCGCGCGTGGGCTCGTCGACGATCAGCACGGAAGGACCGGTGGCCAGCCACTTGGCGAGCACCACCTTCTGCTGGTTGCCGCCCGACAGCGTGCCGACGGTGTCGGCGATCCGCGCGTACTTCACCTGGAGCCTCACCGCCCAGTCGAGGGAGCGGCTGCGCTCGGCGCCCCGGTCCATCAGACCGGCCTTCACGGTGGTGCGCAGCCCCGTCAGCCCGATGTTC
This DNA window, taken from Streptomyces griseus subsp. griseus, encodes the following:
- a CDS encoding ABC transporter permease encodes the protein MADSALMRAVRWDTVVGALLIVVLLLSFGFVDGFGNALNLSFLIGNTLPIALIALPMTLLVVSGEIDLSVASTAGLSGAVMGALWNQGLPIEAIIPVCLLLGVVCGLVNGLLVTRLGLPSLAVTIGTLAAYRGIAQIVLGSDAVTDFPTPYLDFAAGRIGDTFVPYALLPFLVLLAIAVLALHATPFGRSLFATGANEEAARFAGVRVRRQKLILFTVTGLMASLTGVFWALHYASARFDNATGLELSVVAAVLLGGIDFDGGKGTLGGAIAGVFLLGAAQNVMSLLNVSAQSQIVVTGVLLVVSVLGPRVARQLSAAKAGRRAASAPTPAP
- a CDS encoding ABC transporter permease, with amino-acid sequence MTVTAPGQAPAAAIPESASTRLVDRVFKMRELAILLVFLVMIAVTQLGNSEFLSEQGIKDLLLNATILVLVATGQSLVVIAKNVDLSVGSTLGISAFAAGTYLQGGGHPVVAVALAVLLGVGFGLLNGLLVSLGQVPALVVTLGTLYVIRGIDSIWVGSRQITAADLPGGFVDFGSGGLSAVPWLALIALTVLMATAYYLKHFGSGRELYALGSNPEAARLAGIPVRRRILLAYTFCGALAGLAGALYLARFGNVDSGTGSGYELTVVSAVVVGGVVFTGGSGSVYGAALGALLLTSVNSVLPALGVSSVWVLAINGLLLILAIAVDRIVALRVATALKKRNARHG